From the genome of Candidatus Electrothrix communis, one region includes:
- a CDS encoding efflux RND transporter permease subunit → MKKILAAFAGNTVFANILLLMIFVGGGLALHTMRRETFPQFSVDKIHVTVAYPGADPEEIEEGIVLKIEEALEGVEGIKQYTTWARENIGSALVDVREGGDVSEVLDDIKSKIDAISTFPVDAERPVVTEILMRNSVVMLALSGDMAEKQLKHFAEQIQDEIRLLDGISQVEVFGLRESEISVEVSEEQLRRYNLTFNQVSEAVRRSSINLHGGTIRTKGEEIRVRTVGRKYTGADLAEIVVLADPSGELITLGRLAEIHDGFTEDPIISLIDGKPGAFVMVFKTDEEDAIRISDTVKKYVENRQQQLPPGVRLTEFNDSTDALRARIDLLTRNGIIGLALVFLLLWLFLDLRLSFWAGMGIPISLAGSLFILWYLNATLNMISLFAFIMVLGIVVDDAIVVGEAIYVQRKRGRPPLAAAVEGALEISLPVIAAVTTSIVAFIPLAFVGGVMGKFIAIMPAVVISSLLISLIECLFLLPAHLSHLPDLNSQPRRSFLFQLLTFSWLQRFMQAGLDLFINRIYVPFLGGVLHFRYVFLAFAVASLLLAVGLVQAGLVKFQVFPKLSGFVVTSTVEFPDGTPPSVTEQALQRMEESFIRVAERTETLTGEPMIKRRLVLLGQSLSGNSGTKGPHLGSVQFILLPPEELGVHSNDLQIAWEEEIGSIAGARSLVFEGESHGPGGAEIEVWLQGSNMADILAASEKLQEKLREYNGVIQIRSDFAAGKNEFRLHLKPEARALGLTVEDLARQVNAGFYGREAFRVQRGKDDVRVKVRYTKEERSRLTDFERMRIRTAAGQEIPLLSVAEVDFGPGFSTITRTDGMRRVAVTADVDPKRANSQEVFADLSLGFFRELEAEYPGLRVSQQGSKKDMGESFASLKVGFPLAVLGIFVIVATIFRSYIQPLVILVSIPFGIIGAILAHLLLGYDLSMMSMFGMVALTGVVVNDAIVLIERINENLAEGMSFFNAVVKGGARRFRAVLLTSMSTVGGLAPLILEKDMQAKFLIPMALSLAGGVICATILTLVLIPGLLAIVNDGRRVIGRMRTGVWLEREAVEPAAARRVDRMV, encoded by the coding sequence ATGAAAAAAATTCTTGCAGCCTTTGCTGGCAACACGGTTTTTGCCAATATCCTTCTGCTCATGATTTTTGTGGGCGGCGGCTTGGCCCTGCACACCATGCGGCGGGAGACCTTTCCCCAGTTTTCCGTGGATAAAATTCACGTCACGGTTGCCTATCCCGGTGCTGATCCAGAAGAAATTGAGGAAGGTATTGTCCTCAAAATTGAAGAGGCTCTGGAAGGGGTGGAAGGGATCAAACAGTACACCACTTGGGCGCGGGAAAACATCGGCTCCGCTTTGGTGGATGTACGGGAAGGCGGCGATGTCAGCGAGGTGCTGGACGATATCAAGTCCAAAATCGACGCGATCTCCACCTTTCCTGTGGATGCGGAAAGACCCGTGGTCACCGAAATCCTGATGCGCAACTCGGTGGTTATGCTCGCGTTGTCCGGGGATATGGCGGAAAAGCAGCTCAAACATTTTGCCGAACAAATTCAGGATGAAATCCGCCTACTGGATGGTATTTCCCAGGTCGAGGTTTTCGGCCTGCGGGAAAGCGAGATTTCCGTGGAGGTCTCGGAGGAGCAGCTGCGCCGATATAATCTCACCTTTAATCAGGTATCTGAGGCTGTGCGCCGGTCCAGTATCAACCTGCACGGCGGCACTATCCGCACCAAGGGTGAGGAAATCCGGGTGCGCACTGTGGGCCGTAAGTACACCGGTGCCGATCTTGCCGAAATTGTTGTGCTGGCCGATCCGTCCGGCGAGCTGATCACCCTGGGCAGGCTGGCCGAAATTCATGACGGTTTTACCGAAGATCCGATCATTTCTCTGATTGACGGAAAACCGGGGGCCTTTGTCATGGTCTTCAAGACTGATGAGGAGGATGCGATCCGGATCTCCGATACCGTGAAAAAATATGTGGAGAACAGGCAGCAGCAATTGCCCCCCGGTGTCCGGCTTACTGAATTTAACGATAGCACTGACGCCCTGCGTGCCCGGATTGACCTGCTGACCCGAAACGGTATCATCGGGCTGGCTCTGGTGTTTTTACTTCTCTGGCTCTTTCTGGATCTCCGCCTGTCTTTTTGGGCCGGTATGGGCATTCCTATTTCCCTGGCCGGTTCCCTGTTCATCCTCTGGTATTTGAACGCGACCCTGAATATGATTTCTCTGTTCGCCTTTATCATGGTCCTAGGTATTGTGGTGGACGATGCCATCGTGGTGGGCGAGGCCATTTATGTTCAGCGAAAACGGGGCAGACCGCCCTTGGCTGCTGCGGTGGAGGGGGCCTTGGAGATCAGTTTGCCGGTGATTGCGGCGGTGACCACCTCCATTGTCGCCTTTATCCCGTTGGCCTTTGTGGGCGGGGTCATGGGCAAGTTTATCGCCATTATGCCTGCGGTAGTCATTTCCAGCCTGCTGATATCCTTGATAGAATGCCTTTTTCTTCTGCCCGCCCATCTCAGTCATCTGCCGGATCTGAACAGCCAGCCGCGCCGCAGTTTTCTGTTTCAGCTCCTCACCTTTTCCTGGCTGCAACGGTTCATGCAGGCCGGACTGGACCTGTTCATCAACAGGATCTATGTCCCCTTTCTCGGAGGCGTACTCCATTTTCGCTACGTTTTTTTGGCCTTTGCCGTGGCCAGCCTTTTGCTGGCTGTGGGATTGGTCCAGGCCGGGCTGGTTAAATTTCAGGTCTTTCCCAAGCTGTCCGGTTTTGTGGTCACCTCCACTGTGGAATTTCCCGACGGTACGCCGCCTTCGGTCACGGAACAGGCTTTGCAAAGGATGGAGGAGAGCTTCATTAGGGTCGCTGAACGCACCGAAACCCTGACCGGCGAACCCATGATTAAACGAAGACTGGTTCTGCTGGGCCAGAGCCTGAGCGGCAACAGTGGCACCAAAGGTCCGCATCTCGGTTCGGTGCAGTTTATCCTTCTGCCTCCAGAGGAGCTGGGTGTTCACTCCAACGATTTGCAGATCGCCTGGGAAGAGGAGATCGGCTCAATCGCCGGAGCGCGTTCCTTAGTCTTTGAAGGAGAGAGCCACGGCCCCGGCGGAGCGGAAATCGAGGTCTGGCTTCAGGGAAGTAATATGGCGGATATTCTTGCGGCCTCGGAAAAGTTGCAGGAGAAACTTCGTGAATATAACGGGGTGATACAGATCCGCTCTGATTTTGCTGCGGGCAAAAATGAATTCCGGCTCCATTTGAAACCAGAGGCCCGAGCCCTGGGCCTGACTGTGGAGGATCTGGCCCGACAGGTCAATGCTGGATTTTACGGGCGTGAGGCCTTTCGGGTCCAGCGCGGCAAAGACGATGTTCGGGTCAAGGTGCGCTACACAAAAGAGGAACGGAGCAGGCTGACCGATTTCGAGCGGATGCGCATCCGCACCGCCGCCGGTCAGGAGATTCCCCTGCTCTCTGTCGCCGAGGTGGACTTCGGGCCGGGCTTTTCCACCATCACCCGCACCGACGGCATGCGACGGGTGGCGGTCACGGCGGATGTGGACCCAAAGCGGGCCAACTCCCAAGAGGTGTTTGCCGACCTGTCTTTAGGTTTTTTTCGTGAGCTGGAAGCCGAGTATCCGGGGTTGCGCGTCTCGCAGCAGGGATCGAAAAAGGACATGGGGGAATCCTTTGCCTCGCTTAAGGTGGGCTTTCCGCTGGCCGTGCTGGGCATTTTCGTGATTGTGGCCACTATTTTCCGTTCCTACATCCAGCCCCTGGTCATCTTGGTCTCCATCCCCTTCGGTATTATCGGCGCGATCCTAGCCCATTTGCTGCTGGGCTATGATCTGTCCATGATGTCCATGTTCGGCATGGTGGCCCTGACCGGGGTGGTGGTCAACGACGCCATTGTCCTGATTGAGCGCATCAACGAGAATCTGGCCGAGGGCATGAGTTTTTTCAACGCCGTGGTCAAGGGAGGGGCACGCCGGTTCCGGGCTGTGCTCCTGACTTCGATGTCCACAGTGGGCGGGCTTGCCCCCTTGATTCTGGAAAAGGATATGCAGGCCAAGTTCCTCATCCCTATGGCCCTTTCCCTTGCTGGCGGGGTGATTTGCGCCACCATCCTGACCCTGGTGCTCATTCCTGGTCTGCTGGCCATTGTTAACGACGGGCGGCGGGTTATCGGACGGATGAGAACCGGGGTTTGGTTGGAGCGGGAGGCGGTGGAGCCTGCTGCGGCTCGGCGGGTGGATCGGATGGTGTGA
- a CDS encoding PIN domain-containing protein, translating into MSCPPATKRQDPCPQVEDFVSRLEVLEYGRKAAAHYGDIRADLERKGTVIGVNDLHIAGHARSEGMTLVSNNLREFERVEGLRVVNWMET; encoded by the coding sequence GTGAGTTGCCCCCCTGCAACTAAACGGCAGGATCCGTGCCCGCAGGTTGAGGATTTTGTCTCCCGCCTGGAGGTCTTGGAGTACGGCAGGAAGGCGGCCGCACATTATGGTGACATTCGGGCCGACCTGGAACGGAAAGGGACGGTGATCGGTGTCAATGATTTGCATATTGCAGGCCATGCCAGGAGTGAGGGCATGACCTTGGTTAGCAATAACCTGCGGGAGTTTGAGCGGGTGGAGGGGTTGCGGGTGGTGAATTGGATGGAGACGTGA